Proteins found in one Brachypodium distachyon strain Bd21 chromosome 5, Brachypodium_distachyon_v3.0, whole genome shotgun sequence genomic segment:
- the LOC100830883 gene encoding O-fucosyltransferase 1 isoform X1: MLLRRLLLAVAALVTGTIWLWSSSSVVLFGGTYRIQDFVVNELWRTADSNGWRASSAPRTYWPPPPTESESSGYLRVRYNGGLTQQCSAICNAVVVARIMNATLVLPELDTNSFWHDESGFVNIYDVPHFIQTLKYDVRIVTSVPKITAPGKTKKLRAYKIDPPRDAPVTWYRTTALEMIRKYGAIYLTPFSHRLAEEIDDPELQRLRCRVNYHALQFKSNIRKTSSAIVNKLRSEGHFMSVHLRFELDMIAYAGCIDIFTPKEQKILLKYREEHFPKKPLVYRERRLIGKCPLTPEEVGLIIRAMGFDNTTRIYLASGKLFGGKRFLKPFKAMFPRLENHSMVGSGELEENTRGLAGSAVDYMVCLLSDVFMPTYDGPSNFANNLMGHRLYSGFRTTITPNRKALAPIFMDMEEGRASGYEERIRQVMFNTHFGAPHKRIHPESFYTNPWPECFCQMKARNHADRCPHNNVNDVLESQFQNKEDIVS, encoded by the exons GATTTTGTTGTAAATGAGCTGTGGAGGACTGCAGATTCAAATGGCTGGAGAGCATCTTCTGCACCACGCACCTATTGGCCTC CCCCACCAACTGAATCTGAGAGCAGTGGGTACTTGCGTGTCCGGTACAATGGTGGCTTGACCCAACAATGCAGCGCA ATATGTAATGCTGTTGTTGTGGCACGAATCATGAATGCTACACTAGTGCTGCCAGAGTTAGACACAAATTCATTCTGGCATGATGAGAG TGGTTTTGTAAATATATATGATGTTCCGCACTTCATCCAGACATTGAAATATGACGTTCGAATTGTTACGAGCGTTCCAAAAATTACTGCACCGGGAAAGACCAAGAAGCTCAGAGCATATAAG ATTGATCCACCTAGAGATGCACCAGTTACTTGGTACAGAACAACTGCTCTGGAGATGATAAGGAAATATGGTGCGATATATTTAACTCCATTTTCACACCGATTGGCCGAAGAAATTGATGATCCAGAGCTCCAGAGATTGAGATGCAGGGTTAATTATCACGCGCTACAATTTAAGTCAAATATCAGGAAAACAAGCAGTGCTATAGTGAATAAGCTCCGTTCAGAAGGCCATTTCATGTCAGTTCATCTTCGGTTTGAGCTGGATATGATTGCATATGCTGG GTGCATCGACATATTCACACCTAAAGAACAGAAAATCCTGTTGAAGTATCGGGAAGAACATTTTCCAAAAAAGCCCCTTGTCTACAGGGAAAGAAGGCTCATTGGAAAGTGCCCTTTAACTCCAGAAGAG GTCGGTCTTATTATACGTGCTATGGGATTCGATAACACAACACGGATTTACCTTGCTTCCGGCAAGCTGTTTGGTGGGAAACGCTTCTTGAAGCCATTCAAGGCTATGTTCCCACGTCTAGAAAACCATAGTATGGTTGGAAGTGGAGAGCTGGAAGAAAATACCCGAGGGCTAGCGGGGTCAGCAGTTGACTACATGGTCTGTCTCCTGTCGGACGTTTTTATGCCCACATATGATGGCCCGAGCAACTTCGCAAACAATCTCATGGGTCATCGCCTATACTCTGGTTTCCGAACCACAATCACACCAAACAGGAAAGCCCTTGCTCCGATATTTATGGACATGGAGGAAGGGCGTGCATCTGGATATGAGGAGAGGATCAGGCAGGTCATGTTCAACACCCATTTTGGCGCCCCCCACAAGCGCATCCATCCAGAGTCTTTCTACACAAACCCATGGCCAGAGTGCTTCTGCCAGATGAAAGCTAGGAACCATGCTGACCGGTGCCCACACAACAATGTAAATGATGTCCTTGAAAGTCAGTTCCAGAATAAAGAAGATATAGTTAGCTAA
- the LOC100830883 gene encoding O-fucosyltransferase 1 isoform X2 encodes MNATLVLPELDTNSFWHDESGFVNIYDVPHFIQTLKYDVRIVTSVPKITAPGKTKKLRAYKIDPPRDAPVTWYRTTALEMIRKYGAIYLTPFSHRLAEEIDDPELQRLRCRVNYHALQFKSNIRKTSSAIVNKLRSEGHFMSVHLRFELDMIAYAGCIDIFTPKEQKILLKYREEHFPKKPLVYRERRLIGKCPLTPEEVGLIIRAMGFDNTTRIYLASGKLFGGKRFLKPFKAMFPRLENHSMVGSGELEENTRGLAGSAVDYMVCLLSDVFMPTYDGPSNFANNLMGHRLYSGFRTTITPNRKALAPIFMDMEEGRASGYEERIRQVMFNTHFGAPHKRIHPESFYTNPWPECFCQMKARNHADRCPHNNVNDVLESQFQNKEDIVS; translated from the exons ATGAATGCTACACTAGTGCTGCCAGAGTTAGACACAAATTCATTCTGGCATGATGAGAG TGGTTTTGTAAATATATATGATGTTCCGCACTTCATCCAGACATTGAAATATGACGTTCGAATTGTTACGAGCGTTCCAAAAATTACTGCACCGGGAAAGACCAAGAAGCTCAGAGCATATAAG ATTGATCCACCTAGAGATGCACCAGTTACTTGGTACAGAACAACTGCTCTGGAGATGATAAGGAAATATGGTGCGATATATTTAACTCCATTTTCACACCGATTGGCCGAAGAAATTGATGATCCAGAGCTCCAGAGATTGAGATGCAGGGTTAATTATCACGCGCTACAATTTAAGTCAAATATCAGGAAAACAAGCAGTGCTATAGTGAATAAGCTCCGTTCAGAAGGCCATTTCATGTCAGTTCATCTTCGGTTTGAGCTGGATATGATTGCATATGCTGG GTGCATCGACATATTCACACCTAAAGAACAGAAAATCCTGTTGAAGTATCGGGAAGAACATTTTCCAAAAAAGCCCCTTGTCTACAGGGAAAGAAGGCTCATTGGAAAGTGCCCTTTAACTCCAGAAGAG GTCGGTCTTATTATACGTGCTATGGGATTCGATAACACAACACGGATTTACCTTGCTTCCGGCAAGCTGTTTGGTGGGAAACGCTTCTTGAAGCCATTCAAGGCTATGTTCCCACGTCTAGAAAACCATAGTATGGTTGGAAGTGGAGAGCTGGAAGAAAATACCCGAGGGCTAGCGGGGTCAGCAGTTGACTACATGGTCTGTCTCCTGTCGGACGTTTTTATGCCCACATATGATGGCCCGAGCAACTTCGCAAACAATCTCATGGGTCATCGCCTATACTCTGGTTTCCGAACCACAATCACACCAAACAGGAAAGCCCTTGCTCCGATATTTATGGACATGGAGGAAGGGCGTGCATCTGGATATGAGGAGAGGATCAGGCAGGTCATGTTCAACACCCATTTTGGCGCCCCCCACAAGCGCATCCATCCAGAGTCTTTCTACACAAACCCATGGCCAGAGTGCTTCTGCCAGATGAAAGCTAGGAACCATGCTGACCGGTGCCCACACAACAATGTAAATGATGTCCTTGAAAGTCAGTTCCAGAATAAAGAAGATATAGTTAGCTAA
- the LOC112269228 gene encoding uncharacterized protein LOC112269228, whose protein sequence is MGVRHKILLSSLMQFRLFSSTGLELVILDVAGKRAVFRGPLELGQTLADHGRSKGFVQFVQRRDLEKSGCVMDGDGRSFDVRCTLRGHRGGHQVAQAQPPPRQYRSSVCFFRL, encoded by the exons ATGGGAGTACGGCACAAG ATACTCCTCTCATCCCTGATGCAATTTCGATTATTCTCAAGTACG GGCCTGGAGCTGGTCATCCTGGACGTGGCCGGGAAGCGGGCCGTGTTCCGCGGCCCACTGGAGTTGGGGCAGACGTTGGCCGACCATGGCCGCAGCAAAGGCTTCGTCCAGTTCGTCCAGAGGAGGGATCTCGAGAAGTCCGGATGCGTGATGGATGGCGATGGCCGCAGTTTCGATGTCCGGTGCACGCTCCGCGGACATCGGGGTGGTCACCAGGTCGCTCaggcgcagccgccgccgcgccagtACAGGAGTAGCGTGTGCTTCTTTAGACTTTAG
- the LOC100836608 gene encoding ethylene-responsive transcription factor 7: protein MRNDTSDAAMCDAAAAMAGLEPRYRGVRKRPWGRFAAEIRDPAKRARVWLGTFASAEAAARAYDAAARALRGPLAMTNFPPASLHLHGGAEYVRAAAAGAGPACSSSSTVESFSGPRAAGKSRRVVVPVPRAPEPAGCQSDCASSASVVDDGGEDEAASGGGVRPRALLDLNLPPLPDHDFCTELRL, encoded by the coding sequence ATGAGGAATGATACGAGTGATGCCGCGATGtgcgacgcggcggcggcgatggcggggCTGGAACCGAGGTACAGAGGGGTGAGGAAGCGGCCGTGGGGGAGGTTCGCGGCGGAGATCCGGGACCCGGCCAAGCGGGCGCGGGTGTGGCTCGGCACCTTCGCCTccgcggaggccgccgcgcgcgcatacgacgccgccgcgcgcgcgctccgCGGCCCGCTCGCCATGACCAACTTCCCCCCCGCctccctccatctccatggcggcgccgaGTACgtacgagcggcggcggcgggggctgggcccgcgtgcagcagcagctccacgGTCGAGTCCTTCAGCGGCCCTCGAGCGGCGGGGAAATCGAGGCGGGTGGTGGTGCCGGTGCCGCGTGCGCCGGAGCCGGCCGGGTGCCAGAGCGACTGCGCGTCGTCGGCCTCCGTCgtggacgacggcggcgaggacgaggccgcgtccggcggcggcgtccggccCCGCGCGCTGCTCGACCTCAacctcccgccgctgccggaccACGATTTCTGCACGGAGCTCAGGCTCTGA
- the LOC100831192 gene encoding EH domain-containing protein 1 codes for MRARGGVFLLPPRLFSPAVRSLGLSPQPGRGEKEGDPDRGRGEGRIVRDPGNQSMASSASASANSSPVRWGLKEQRSVYLRWFYIADDDGDGRVTGKDALKFFAMSNLARDELKQVWAIADSKRQGYLGFAEFMAAMQLVSLAQAGQEISKDTIAHADLDNLQPPTMEGLDKKLKKKSANRSSSDITAYHPTESPLSSSWFNSKSGKKITLKSVTSIIDGLKKSYIEKLRPLEKTYQYNDFVSPLLTSSDFDAKPMIMLLGQYSTGKTTFVKHLLKTSYPGAHIGPEPTTDRFVVITSGPDERCIPGNTIAVQADMPYSGLSAFGTAFLSKFECSQMPHQLLEHITFVDTPGVLSGEKQRTQRSYDFTGVTSWFAAKCDLILLLFDPHKLDISDEFKRVIGSLKGNDDKIRIVLNKADQVDAQQLMRVYGALLWSLGKVLNTPEVMRVYIGSFNDKPIRETAAGPLGMELFEREQEDLMSDLNDIPKKACDRRINEFVKRARSAKVHAYIIGHLKKEMPALMGKGKAQQRLLETLEEQFDKVQKEMRLPAGDFPSVEEYRDTLSACNFDRFERLRPKMLQAVDDMLAYDIPDLLKQFRNPYD; via the exons atgcgcgcgcgcgggggcgtcttcctccttcctcctcgtctcttCTCTCCAGCCGTTCGTTCGCTCGGCCTCTCTCCCCAACCGGGCCGAGGGGAGAAGGAAGGTGACCCTGACCGGGGCCGGGGGGAGGGAAGGATTGTTCGGGATCCCGGGAATCAATCAatggcgtcgtcggcgtcggcgtcggcgaacTCGTCGCCCGTCAGGTGGGGCCTCAAGGAGCAGCGCAGCGTCTACCTCCGCTGGTTCTACATCGCCGACGACG ACGGGGACGGGCGCGTGACGGGGAAAGACGCGCTCAAGTTCTTCGCCATGTCCAACCTCGCCAGGGACGAGCTCAAGCAG GTTTGGGCAATCGCTGATTCCAAACGTCAGGGCTACCTTGGATTCGCGGAATTCATGGCTGCCATGCAG CTGGTTTCTCTGGCACAAGCAGGGCAGGAGATCAGTAAAGACACCATTGCACACGCAG ATTTGGATAACCTACAGCCTCCGACAATGGAAGGTCTGGATAAAAAACTA AAAAAGAAGTCTGCAAACAGGAGCAGCTCCGACATTACTG CATACCATCCAACCGAGTCACCTTTGTCATCTAGCTGGTTTAACTCTAAGTCGGGAAAGAAG ATTACTTTGAAATCAGTTACTTCAATTATTGATGGACTAAAGAAATCATACATAGAGAAGTTGAGGCCTTTAGAAAAAACTTATCAGTATAATGACTTTGTTTCACCTTTGCTG ACTAGCAGCGATTTCGATGCGAAGCCAATGATCATGCTATTGGGTCAATATTCCACGGGAAAAACCACATTCGTAAAACATTTACTAAAGACAAGTTATCCAG GAGCTCATATTGGACCAGAGCCCACAACCGACAGATTTGTTGTCATAACT TCTGGACCAGATGAGAGATGCATTCCTGGGAACACAATTGCGGTTCAAGCTGACATGCCATACAGTGGGCTATCAGCGTTTGGAACCGCGTTTTTATCGAAGTTTGAGTGTTCTCAGATGCCTCACCAA TTACTGGAGCACATAACCTTTGTGGACACTCCTGGAGTTCTATCAGGGGAGAAGCAGAGAACGCAGCGCAGCTACGATTTCACTGGAGTCACGTCATGGTTCGCAGCCAAGTGTGACCTGATCCTTCTCCTGTTTGATCCACATAAGCTCGACATCAGCGACGAGTTCAAGCGGGTGATTGGGTCGCTAAAAGGGAACGATGACAAAATACGCATAGTTCTCAACAAGGCAGACCAAGTTGACGCACAACAG CTGATGAGAGTCTACGGAGCACTGTTATGGTCGCTTGGGAAAGTCCTCAACACACCTGAAGTCATGCGCGTCTACATAGG GTCGTTCAACGACAAGCCGAtcagggagacggcggccgggCCACTGGGCATGGAGCTGTTCGAGCGAGAGCAGGAGGACCTGATGTCGGACCTCAACGACATCCCAAAGAAGGCATGCGACCGCCGG ATCAATGAGTTTGTGAAGCGGGCTCGGTCGGCGAAGGTGCATGCGTACATAATCGGGCACCTGAAGAAGGAGATGCCGGCGCTGATGGGGAAAGGCAAGGCGCAGCAGCGGCTGCTGGAGACGCTGGAGGAGCAGTTCGACAAGGTGCAGAAGGAGATGCGGCTGCCGGCGGGGGATTTTCCCAGCGTCGAGGAGTACCGGGACACGTTGAGCGCGTGCAACTTCGACCGTTTCGAGAGGCTCCGGCCCAAGATGCTCCAGGCCGTCGACGACATGCTCGCCTACGACATCCCCGATCTCCTCAAGCAGTTCAGGAACCCCTACGACTGA
- the LOC100837226 gene encoding uncharacterized protein LOC100837226, protein MKKLYQPGKGRRVHPAPVPAGDVALAALLPAAVMALAAALTAEEQEVLAYLLSGSCIGGARRSSRRQHGPHPPEMGCGCFGCYKSFWARWDASPNRHLIHRIIDAVEEGSSAANGGGGAGASGPARRNHRRRRRGRGRGAAAGEEDGPAEADVSVARHHGCASDGGDYEGDEDDEADSVYGDEGEGTDDSDCAGSPAAGNAEKSTVGKLVRFIGEKVWGAWT, encoded by the coding sequence ATGAAGAAGCTGTACCAGCCGGGGAAGGGCCGGAGGGTGCACCCGGCGCCCGTGCCGGCTGGGGATGtggcgctggcggcgctgctgcccGCGGCCGTgatggcgctggcggcggcgctcacggcggaggagcaggaggtgcTGGCGTACCTGCTGTCCGGGAGCTGTatcggcggcgcgcggcgcagCAGCAGAAGGCAGCACGGCCCGCACCCGCCGGAGATGGGCTGCGGCTGCTTCGGCTGCTACAAGAGCTTCTGGGCCCGCTGGGACGCGTCCCCCAACCGCCACCTCATCCACCGCATCATCGACGCCGTCGAAGAAGGGTCCAGCGCCGCcaacggaggaggaggagctggtgcTTCTGGGCCCGCGCGCCgcaaccaccgccgccgccgccgtggccgcgggCGAGGCGCTGCCGCTGGCGAGGAAGACGGCCCCGCGGAGGCTGACGTCAGCGTGGCCCGCCACCATGGCTGCGCCTCTGACGGCGGCGACTACGAaggggacgaggacgacgaggcggacAGCGTCTATGGCGACGAGGGCGAGGGGACCGACGACAGCGACTGCGCCGGCTCTCCCGCCGCCGGGAACGCCGAGAAGAGCACGGTGGGGAAGCTGGTGCGCTTCATCGGCGAGAAGGTGTGGGGCGCCTGGACCTGA
- the LOC100836922 gene encoding probable carboxylesterase Os04g0669500 has protein sequence MSSLVRVLFSLAAAIAAASLLAATLRRRAQQPGLPDQLVPGPMAARNRSFVLWLHGLGDSGPANEPIRTFFSAPEFRLTKWAFPSAPNSPVSCNQGAVMPSWFDIHELPMSPGSPQDESGVLKAVENVHAMIDREVAGGIHPDNIFVCGFSQGGALTLASVLLYPKTLGGGAVFSGWVPFGSSVIERISPEARKTPIMWSHGMADRVVLFEAGQAGPPFLQSAGVSCEFKAYPDLGHSIAKEELSALESWIKGHLNASQDKES, from the exons ATGAGTAGCCTGGTCCGCGTCCtcttctccctcgccgccgccatcgccgcggcctccctgctcgccgccaccctccgccgccgcgcgcagcAGCCAGGCCTCCCCGACCAGCTCGTTCCGGGTCCCATGGCGGCCCGCAACCGGAGCTTCGTGCTGTGGCTGCACGGCCTCGGCGACTCCGGCCCCGCCAACGAGCCCATCCGCACCTTCTTCTCCGCGCCGGAGTTCCGCCTCACCAAGTGGGCGTTCCCCTCCGCGCCCAACTCCCCCGTTTCCTGCAACC AAGGCGCCGTGATGCCGTCATGGTTCGATATTCATGAGCTACCCATGAGCCCT GGTTCGCCGCAAGACGAGAGTGGTGTTCTTAAGGCTGTGGAAAATGTGCACGCCATGATCGACAGGGAGGTAGCCGGCGGGATCCATCCTGACAACATATTTGTTTGTGGGTTCAGTCAAGGAG GTGCACTGACATTAGCTAGCGTTTTGCTCTATCCGAAGACGCTAGGTGGTGGCGCCGTGTTCAGTGGCTGGGTGCCTTTCGGTTCGTCAGTCATTGAGAGGATTTCTCCCGAAGCGAGGAAG ACACCTATCATGTGGTCACATGGAATGGCTGACAGAGTGGTATTATTTGAAGCTGGTCAAGCTGGCCCGCCATTTTTGCAAAGTGCAGGGGTTAGTTGTGAATTTAAG GCATATCCAGATCTTGGTCACTCGATTGCGAAGGAAGAGCTAAGCGCTCTCGAGTCTTGGATCAAGGGTCATCTAAACGCCTCCCAGGATAAGGAAAGTTAA
- the LOC100831492 gene encoding probable carboxylesterase Os04g0669600: MAPPSASSSSPAAPAGGLVLWLHGSAQTGEESRAQVEPYFSAAPELASALRLSFPTAPNAPIACYGGEMITAWFGISEVPITASTVRDEKEVLQAVEHVHEMLNKEVAAGTSPTNIFVSGLSQGGALAIASVLLYPKTLGGCAVFSGSVPLRKSFAERVSPEARKTPVLWFHGMADGLVLFEAGHAGCAFLQELGMTCEFKTYPTLGHSLVDEELQYFRQWVLDRLGISQGAEVACPSLSSHQEDLH; this comes from the exons ATGGCGCCTCCCTCGGCCTCGTCTTCGTCCCCGGCGGCGCCAGCGGGAGGGCTCGTGCTGTGGCTGCACGGCTCTGCCCAGACGGGCGAGGAAAGCCGCGCGCAGGTCGAGCCCTACTTCTCCGCCGCCCCGGAGCTCGCATCCGCCCTCCGCCTCTCCTTCCCTACCGCCCCAAATGCCCCCATCGCCTGCTACG gTGGTGAGATGATCACTGCTTGGTTTGGCATCTCGGAGGTTCCCATAACCGCT AGCACTGTCAGAGATGAAAAAGAAGTCCTTCAGGCCGTCGAGCATGTGCACGAAATGCTAAACAAAGAAGTGGCTGCTGGGACGAGTCCTACGAACATATTCGTTTCTGGATTAAGCCAAGGAG GTGCTTTGGCCATAGCAAGTGTTCTGCTCTACCCAAAAACTTTAGGTGGGTGTGCTGTTTTCAGTGGTTCAGTTCCTCTAAGGAAATCCTTCGCTGAAAGGGTATCCCCTGAAGCCAGAAAG ACACCAGTGTTATGGTTCCACGGGATGGCAGACGGGTTGGTGTTGTTCGAAGCCGGGCACGCTGGGTGTGCATTTCTCCAAGAGCTTGGCATGACCTGCGAGTTCAAG ACTTATCCTACTCTTGGACACTCACTGGTGGATGAAGAGCTCCAGTATTTCCGACAATGGGTATTGGATCGTCTAGGGATCTCCCAAGGAGCTGAAGTCGCCTGTCCGTCATTGTCGTCTCACCAAGAGGATCTCCACTAA
- the LOC100837535 gene encoding methylthioribose kinase 2 — translation MAAAATAEEGGFRPLDEASLVAYIRATPALAASLGGRVDALTVKEVGDGNLNFVYIVLSDAGSVVVKQALPYIRCVGDSWPMTRERAYFEASTLQEHGRLCPDHVPEVYHFDRAMSLIGMRYIKPPHIILRKGLVAGVQYPLLAEHMAEYMARTLFFTSLLYNSTTDHKAKVAQYCGNIEMCRLTEQVVFSDPYMVAKYNRWTSPFLDEDAEAVRGDDELKLEIAELKSIFIERAQALIHGDLHTSSIMLTTDSTQVIDPEFGFYGPMGYDVGAFLGNLILAYFAQDGHADQTNDRKAYKEWILKTIEESWNLFHKKFVGLWNKHKDGNGEAYLPAIYNNPELLSLAQKKYMTDLFHDSLGFGSAKMIRRIVGIAHVEDFESIEDASMRATCERRALDCAKAILKGRRQFEGIEQVIAHVQSITHD, via the exons atggccgccgccgccacggcggaggagggggggtTCCGCCCGCTCGACGAGGCCTCCCTGGTGGCCTACATCCGGGCCACCCCGGCCCTCGCCGCCAGTCTCGGCGGCCGCGTCGACGCGCTCACCGTCAAGGAGGTCGGCGACGGCAACCTCAACTTCGTCTACATCGTCCTCTCCGACGCCGGATCCGTCGTCGTCAAGCAG GCGCTGCCGTACATCCGCTGCGTGGGGGACTCGTGGCCGATGACGAGGGAGCGGGCCTACTTCGAGGCCTCGACGCTGCAGGAGCACGGCCGCCTCTGCCCGGACCACGTCCCGGAGGTCTACCACTTCGACAGGGCCATGTCGCTCATCGGGATGCGCTACATCAAGCCGCCACACATCATCCTCCGCAAGgggctcgtcgccggcgtccagTACCCGCTTCTCGCCGAGCACATGGCGGAGTACATGGCCAGGACTCTCTTCTTCACCTCCCTCCTCTACAACTCCACCACGGATCACAAGGCGAAAG TTGCTCAGTACTGTGGGAACATCGAGATGTGCAGGCTCACGGAGCAAGTCGTGTTCTCCGACCCGTACATGGTCGCCAAATACAATCGCTGGACCTCGCCTTTTCTCGATGAAGATGCCGAAGCTGTTCGAGGGGATGACGAGCTGAAGTTGGAAATTGCTGAATTGAAGTCAAT ATTTATCGAGAGAGCACAGGCTCTGATTCATGGAGATCTCCATACTAGTTCCATCATGCTGACCACAGATTCCACTCAAGTGATTGATCCGGAGTTTGGTTTCTATGGGCCAATGGGTTACGACGTTGGGGCCTTCTTGGGGAACCTGATTCTGGCATACTTTGCGCAGGATGGGCATGCTGATCAAACAAATGACCGTAAA GCTTACAAGGAATGGATATTGAAGACCATCGAAGAGTCATGGAATTTGTTCCATAAGAAGTTTGTCGGACTGTGGAATAAACACAAAGATGGGAATGGGGAGGCATACCTGCCTGCCATATACAACAACCCGGAGCTTTTGAGCCTTGCACAGAAGAAGTACATGACAGATCTATTTCATGACAGTCTTGGGTTTGGTTCAGCCAAAATGATCAG GAGAATAGTTGGGATCGCTCACGTCGAGGATTTCGAGTCAATTGAGGATGCCAGCATGAGAGCAACATGTGAGCGCCGTGCGCTTGATTGCGCGAAGGCAATCCTGAAAGGAAGACGCCAATTCGAGGGCATCGAGCAAGTGATTGCGCATGTCCAGTCAATCACCCATGACTGA
- the LOC100837843 gene encoding reticulon-like protein B11 gives MATHHRTLHALLGGGTVADVLLWRRRNVSAAAVAGATTVWFLFERAGYSLPSVLSNALLLLVVILFFWAKSASLLNRPLPPLPNLEVSDVVVEKAADHALVWVNRVLGVGHDIAIKRDRTVFIQVILVLWVVSCIGMVFNFFTLIYIGVMFSLLVPPFYEKHQDLVDEKVGLVHGVLSKHFATIISKTGQPSKQKKAE, from the exons ATGGCCACCCACCACCGGACCCTCCACgccctcctcggcggcggcacaG TCGCTGACGTGCTCCTGTGGAGGCGGAGGAAcgtctcggcggcggccgtggcgggcGCCACGACGGTGTGGTTCCTCTTCGAGCGCGCGGGGTACAGCCTCCCGTCGGTCCTCTCCaacgccctcctcctcctcgtcgtcatTCTCTTCTTCTGGGCCAAGTCCGCCTCGCTGCTCAACAG GCCTCTCCCACCACTTCCTAATCTCGAGGTCTCTGATGTGGTTGTTGAGAAAGCTGCAGATCACGCTCTTGTCTGGGTAAATAGAGTGTTGGGTGTTGGCCATGATATTGCCATCAAGAGAGACAGGACAGTTTTTATACAG GTTATATTGGTCCTGTGGGTGGTTTCATGTATTGGAATGGTCTTCAACTTCTTTACACTCATTTATATTG GTGTAATGTTTTCTCTGTTGGTTCCGCCGTTCTATGAGAAACACCAGGATCTTGTTGATGAAAAGGTTGGTTTAGTACACGGTGTACTGTCAAAGCACTTCGCTACCATCATTAGCAAGACTGGACAaccaagcaaacaaaagaaggccgAGTAA